TCGTCGTCAACACCTGCGGCTTCATCGACGAAGCGGTGCAGGAAAGCCTCGACGCGATCGGCGAAGCGCTCGCCGAAAACGGCAAGGTGATCGTCACCGGCTGCCTCGGCGCGAAGAAGAGCGCGAGCGGCTCCGGGCTCATCGAGGAAGTCCATCCGAAGGTGCTCGCCGTCACCGGCCCGCATGCGGTCGGAGAGGTGATGCAGGTCGTGCACAGCCATCTGCCCAAGCCGCACGATCCGTTCGTCGATCTCGTGCCGGCCGCGGGCATCAAGCTCACGCCGCGTCACTACGCGTATCTGAAGATCTCCGAAGGCTGCAATCACCGCTGCTCGTTCTGCATCATTCCGTCGATGCGCGGCGATCTCGTGTCGCGGCCCGTCGCCGAGGTGATGCTCGAAGCCGAGAACCTGTTCAAGGCCGGCGTGAAGGAACTGCTCGTGATCTCGCAGGACACGAGCGCGTACGGCGTCGACGTCAAGTACCGCACGGGCTTCTGGAACGGCAGGCCGCTCAAGACGCGAATGACCGAGCTCGTCGGCGCGCTCGGCGAGCTCGCCGCGCAGTACGGCGCATGGGTGCGGCTGCATTACGTGTATCCGTATCCGCACGTCGACGAGATCATCCCGATGATGGCGCAAGGCCCGCTCAAGGGCCATGTGCTGCCGTATCTCGACGTGCCGTTCCAGCATGCGCATCCTGACGTGCTCAAGCGAATGAAGCGCCCGGCGAACGCGGAGAAGGTGCTCGAGCGCGTGCAGAGGTGGCGCGAGATCTGTCCGGATCTGACGATTCGCAGCACGTTCATCGCGGGCTTTCCGGGCGAGACCGAAGCGCAATTCGAGACACTCCTCGACTTCATTCGCGAGGCCGAGCTCGATCGCGTCGGCTGCTTCGCGTATTCTCCGGTCGAGGGCGCGAGCGCGAACGAGCTCGACGGCGCGCTGCCCGACGACGTGCGCGAGGCGCGCCGCGCGCGCTTCATGGAAGTCGCCGAGGAAGTGTCGGCCGCGCGCATCGAGCGCAAGGTCGGCAAGACGCTCAAGGTGCTGATCGACGAGGTCAACGAAGAAGGCGGCATCGGCCGCACCGCGGCCGATGCGCCGGAGATCGACGGCGTGGTCTATGTGGAGCCGGCGGCGAAGGCGTCCAAGCGCTACAAGGTCGGCGATTTCGTATCCGTGAAGATCACGGGCGCCGACGGCCACGATCTGTGGGGCGAGGTCTGACGATGCCGGCGGCGTTTCCGGACGTGCTCGCGCTCGGCGAGGCGATGGTCGAATTCAACCAGGCGCGGCCGGGCGAGCCGAACTATCTGCAGGGCGTCGGCGGCGATACGTCGAACTTCTGCATCGCCGCCGCGCGGCAGGGCGCGCGCGCGGGCTTCGTGTCGGCGGTCGGCGACGATCACTTCGGCCGCCTGCTGCTCGATCTGTGGCGCGGCGAGCATGTCGACACGTCGTACGTGCGGATCGACGACGGCGCGCCGACGGGCGTCTACTTCGTGTCGCACGGCGAGCATGGCCACGCGTTCGACTATCTGCGCGCGGGCTCGGCCGCGAGCCGCTATGCGATCCGCGATCTGCCGCTCGATGCGCTCGCGGCCGCGCGCTTCGTCCATCTGTCGGGCGTGAGCCTCGCGATCAGCACGAGCGCGTGCGATGCGGCGTTCGCCGCGATCGGGCATGCGCGTGCGAACGGCGCGCGCGTGAGCTTCGACACGAACCTGCGGCTCAAGCTCTGGCCGCTGCCGCGCGCGCGGGCGGTGATGACGGAGGCGCTGCGCCATACCGACGTCTGCCTGCCGAGCTGGGATGACGTGACGGCGCTCACCGGGCTCGTCGAGCGCGATGCGATCGTCG
Above is a window of Burkholderia thailandensis E264 DNA encoding:
- a CDS encoding sugar kinase, encoding MPAAFPDVLALGEAMVEFNQARPGEPNYLQGVGGDTSNFCIAAARQGARAGFVSAVGDDHFGRLLLDLWRGEHVDTSYVRIDDGAPTGVYFVSHGEHGHAFDYLRAGSAASRYAIRDLPLDALAAARFVHLSGVSLAISTSACDAAFAAIGHARANGARVSFDTNLRLKLWPLPRARAVMTEALRHTDVCLPSWDDVTALTGLVERDAIVDALLGLGPSVVALKLGREGAYVATPGERRVVPGFAVDALDATGAGDCFGGAFVARLAAGDDPFSAARYANAAAALSTRGFGAVAPIPSRDAVERLLNG
- the rimO gene encoding 30S ribosomal protein S12 methylthiotransferase RimO codes for the protein MENSLKSSGKPPAAPKVGMVSLGCPKALVDSEQIITQLRAEGYEISGTYDGADLVVVNTCGFIDEAVQESLDAIGEALAENGKVIVTGCLGAKKSASGSGLIEEVHPKVLAVTGPHAVGEVMQVVHSHLPKPHDPFVDLVPAAGIKLTPRHYAYLKISEGCNHRCSFCIIPSMRGDLVSRPVAEVMLEAENLFKAGVKELLVISQDTSAYGVDVKYRTGFWNGRPLKTRMTELVGALGELAAQYGAWVRLHYVYPYPHVDEIIPMMAQGPLKGHVLPYLDVPFQHAHPDVLKRMKRPANAEKVLERVQRWREICPDLTIRSTFIAGFPGETEAQFETLLDFIREAELDRVGCFAYSPVEGASANELDGALPDDVREARRARFMEVAEEVSAARIERKVGKTLKVLIDEVNEEGGIGRTAADAPEIDGVVYVEPAAKASKRYKVGDFVSVKITGADGHDLWGEV